The Leptospira mtsangambouensis sequence TTGGCAATATCACAGAATAAAACAGCAACCGTTGATTCCTTTCCACCTGGCTTAAAGAAATCATCGCTGGCTTCTCCCATTTGGTTGGCAACATTTGGAGAAAAATACCGGGAAAGTTGAGACATTTTGATTTCGTTTGTAACAGCTGCCAAAACCGTTCGCCTAACACGATAAGTAAGGTATGCCAAAAAAAATCCTAAAACACCAATGATTCCCATAGACATAATGTAGTTATTTACATGGGCCGCTGGGCCAAGAAAGGCTTCTTTAAAACTTTCTGTACTGACAAATCGTGGATCTTGTTGTGCATAAATCAAAATCCCTGCTTGGCTAACCACAACCCCCAAAGCATAAATCATTGGATAAATGGGTTGGATACTAAAGGCATTCATCACCAATGTTGCTGCGATTATAAAGTGTAAATATGTTTTGATTAAGTAAGTTCTTGGGACTTGTGACTCTCCACCGACGGCATTATACCAAATGAACGGAAGGATTGTGATGATGAATAAATCTATTAAAACACAAAATAACCCGACAAAGGAAACAAACTTCTCTCTTTTTAAAAACTTAGATAAAATATATAAAACTAAATTTAAACCTAACGAAATAGAGGCGATTGTTAATAATTCAGATAAAGTTTGGGCAACAAAGAAAGTAGCAATTGTCAAAAAAGAAAAGATTAAAATTTTTCCGTAGAGACTAAACTTAATCCCTTCGATCTCTTTTTCCCTTAAGATTTGTTCTGACTTTGTTGCCATAAGTTTATTTTAAAAGATCACCTGGGTTTGCGTCACGATCAGGAACAAATAAAGATAAAGTTTTTTCTTTTCCTGATGCGAGTAACATTGCTTCCGATAATCCAAATTTCATTTGTCTTGGTTTCAAATTGGCAACAACTACCACTTTTTTCCCAACAAGTTCTTCTGCTGTGTAACTAACTTTGATCCCTGCAAAAACATTTTTGATTCCTTTTTCTCCCAGGTTTACTTTCACAAACAAAAGTTTGTCGGCGCCTTCCACTGGTCCTGCTTCCAGAATTTGACCTACCCGGAGTTCTACTTTAGAAAGTTCATCAATGGTGATAAAACCATCTTCCGAAACTGTAGTTGCACTGGGTTCAGAGGCCGTTGTTTTACCTGGTTCTGATTTAGACTTCTCTGGATTTGCTTTTTGAAATGCCTCTTTGGTTTCCTCAATCATAAGTGAAATATTTTTTTCCTCTACACGTTTTGATAACATTTGGTAAGGCCCAAGAACTTGGTTTTCGAGTGTTTCTTTCAAGTTTAAAAAACTTAAACTTTCCACTTGGAAAAGTTGGGCAACAGAATTTACAATTTTAGGAGTTACCGGCCCCAAATAAGTAAATAGAATCTTTGCACAATTAAGGGAAGTGGTGACTACCTCCCTTGCTTTTTCAACATCAGTTTTAATTAAGTTCCAAGGTGCATAATCATTTACGTATTTGTTAACTTTATCACCAAGACCTGTAATTTCTCTCATCACCTTAGAATAGTTACGTGATTCATAGGCTTCACGAATTTCTGGTTCTCTGGATAAAAGTTCAGAAACAAGTGATTTTCCTTCTTCAGAAAGACTTCCTAACTTACGATCCATTTTATCTAAGATGGAGGTAGACACACGGGAAACTAAATTCACAAGATTTCCAATAAGATCGGAATTCACTCTTGAAACAAAATCATCAAATGATATATCCACATCTTCCATTCCCGAACCTAAACGGCAGGCCAAATAAAATCGAAAATGTTCTACATCCAAATACTTTGCGAATGTGGAAGCATTGATAAATGTCCCTCTTGATTTGGACATTTTCTCACCGTTAACAGTTAGAAATCCATGCACATTGAGTTGGGAAGGAGTTTGGTAGTCGGCTCCCATTAACATTGCTGGCCAAAAAAGTCCATGAAAGTATAAAATGTCCTTTCCGATAAAGTGAACAATTTCCCCTTTTCCTTCTTTCCAAATTTCATTGAACTTCTTTTCATCTTTTAAAAAGTTCATAGAGGATGCCATATATCCGATCGGAGCATCCAACCAAACGTAAAAGTATTTATTCTCTTCTTCAGGAATTGC is a genomic window containing:
- a CDS encoding adenylate/guanylate cyclase domain-containing protein; amino-acid sequence: MATKSEQILREKEIEGIKFSLYGKILIFSFLTIATFFVAQTLSELLTIASISLGLNLVLYILSKFLKREKFVSFVGLFCVLIDLFIITILPFIWYNAVGGESQVPRTYLIKTYLHFIIAATLVMNAFSIQPIYPMIYALGVVVSQAGILIYAQQDPRFVSTESFKEAFLGPAAHVNNYIMSMGIIGVLGFFLAYLTYRVRRTVLAAVTNEIKMSQLSRYFSPNVANQMGEASDDFFKPGGKESTVAVLFCDIANFTQISESLGPEKTMSLLSEYHSFMLDIVFEHSGTLDKFIGDGMMVTFGTPLPGKDDATNAVRAGVSMLQALSVWNQKREINGEKPITIRIGAHYGPVIVGNVGVEKRLEYTVIGDTVNAASRLESLGKELKRNFLISKELYDHVSLEFRQNLKIKSMGTLSLRGKTKTTEILSVETN
- the metG gene encoding methionine--tRNA ligase, with translation MSKNILVTSALPYANGSIHLGHVLEAVQTDIWVRFQKLVGNNCYFFCADDTHGTPIMIAAKKAGKTPETMIEEVQKEHYKDLTSFGVSYDNYYTTNSEENKKFSESIYLTLKKKGHIVARNIEQSYCEHDKMFLPDRFIKGTCPKCGAKDQYGDSCEVCGTSYSPKDLKDSYCSICGTTPVLKESKHLFFKLQDFQTQLQTWIEGESRLNEGAQKKLKEWFTSGLQEWDISRDGPYFGFAIPEEENKYFYVWLDAPIGYMASSMNFLKDEKKFNEIWKEGKGEIVHFIGKDILYFHGLFWPAMLMGADYQTPSQLNVHGFLTVNGEKMSKSRGTFINASTFAKYLDVEHFRFYLACRLGSGMEDVDISFDDFVSRVNSDLIGNLVNLVSRVSTSILDKMDRKLGSLSEEGKSLVSELLSREPEIREAYESRNYSKVMREITGLGDKVNKYVNDYAPWNLIKTDVEKAREVVTTSLNCAKILFTYLGPVTPKIVNSVAQLFQVESLSFLNLKETLENQVLGPYQMLSKRVEEKNISLMIEETKEAFQKANPEKSKSEPGKTTASEPSATTVSEDGFITIDELSKVELRVGQILEAGPVEGADKLLFVKVNLGEKGIKNVFAGIKVSYTAEELVGKKVVVVANLKPRQMKFGLSEAMLLASGKEKTLSLFVPDRDANPGDLLK